Sequence from the Pseudopipra pipra isolate bDixPip1 chromosome 16, bDixPip1.hap1, whole genome shotgun sequence genome:
CTCAGTGGCTGACCTTACCTGCGCTACCAGCACATCCATAGGGAATTTTGTCTTCAGTGGTTCTCTCTGAACTCAGCTGTTTTTGTTTAACAGACTATATctctttctcattcttttttcaGGGTGCTTGGTGTAAATGAATGGCAAAACACAGGCTTTCAGTATGATGTTATCAGCTGTTTGAATTTGCTGGATCGCTGTGATCAACCACTGACTCTATTAAAGGATATTAGAAGTGTAGTGGAGCCAACCAAAGGCAGGGTCATTCTAGCACTGGTTCTGCCATTTCACCCCTATGTGGAAAATGGTAAGTACACAGATTAACAGTTACTTAGGCAACTAAAGAAAACTTCTGTAGGATATAGTATTCCAAATTAAATGTTTAATAAATAACATgctcctattttatttttttttttacaaataacTTGCACGGGGCATATTCAGAAGTATGAAATCATAGGTAAATAGGCCACATGATGTAAGCTGCTTACTTAATTCACCAGCATAATTGTTGGCACCAACAAAAAGCTTAAATACTGAAGTCACAGATCCTGTTCTGCAAGTTGCCACATTTCAGCTCTGTTGGAGTAACATGGGAAAACTGGTCTCTGATTAGGGCCTTTAAGCTAGAGGTAATCCCAGTTGTCTCTAGTGACCCACTGAGCAAACCCATCAGAACTGTCTAATGCTGAATAAAGCAGTTAGGACAAACTGTTTCAAGTGTTCCAGGTGAATCCCACCTAAAAATTCATTGGGAGAGAACGTTCACTTTCCGACATGAACTCTCAAAGTAAAATATAGGCCCCTCCTAATACAAAGTATCAACCACTATTAGTATTGTATTCATTGTGCTAGTAACAGgcataaaaaagtaaaattcagtGCCAAGACTCCATTATTTCCCCTAgttgcattttaaagaaatacatgaGAGAGTTTCAAATGAACCTCTCCTTGTGACTAACCTTCAAAAGAGACCCGAAAATCTTCTTTGCATGCCTGTGATTGTGGATTTTGGTGGAGGCACCCTAAAGGTGGTTTGAATTCCAGAAAGCTCATGTTCATCAGTCATTGTTTGGACTCTGGTTCTTCTTGAGTATTAAGACTTGTCTGTGGGAAGGCATGGATGCCCAGAAAATACAGAACTAATAATGTTCTGGCAATCACAAATGCATCAAACTGAATCTGCTGTTCTCTTTTCATATGTCAGGGGTATTTTGgtaggagaagggagaaaaaacttTTAAGTATAAAAAACAATGCCATCAGATTAAGAAATACTATATGAAGAATACTGTAAGTATTTAAGCTAATAATTTTGTAACTATTCTGAAAAGTAGTGTGTCTTGAATTGGATCAAGGGGTTCACTTATGCACCTGTACAGTATTTCAAGCATATTTGGTTACAACCTGTTGTTCCTGTCACGTGGAACAATATGACTTCCTTTTGtagaaattctttaaaattctaAATACCAGCAGTGTCCTTCTAGTGTTTCACAGGCATATTAGAAGCAGAAACTGAGAAATACTTTGGGTGgctgttttgtttgtgtgcCTTCAAAGCTTCAAAACACAATAGGGTTTTGCAATCACTACTGCACCCTGCACCTACTTCTCTGCATGTTGTTGGGTAACCCTGTGGCAGATCATGTACAACTCCCTGGCTCAACAGGGAGTGCTAAGGAAGAAACTATTCCAAGTCCCCTTGTACTGAACACTGGGAGGAGAATAGTGGTAAAATTTATAAATCCCAAGGGACTGGAAACCTGTTCTGTGATTGTTGAACTTAGTCATTCCTACTTGTTGAAAGCTGAAATACTCTTGTAAGATGTTTTGTAAACCAAAGTCATCATTTTATTGGTGGTGGTGACTTGTAGCAGATTAGTCACTTTGCTTAAGGCAGTTTTATTCCCTTAATATGTTCTGAAGCTTAAAAACATACTCAGTTTGTCTATTTGCCACTATTGTGGATATGGGCCCATATACACAATGCAAGTTAGCACAGACAAAAGTTACTGTCATTCCACAGATGCTTTCCCACTTAAGATCTATTTAACTGTAGTCTAAAAAAACAAGACACTGAACTGCCAAACTGTCTTCATGATGTACAAACAGTTGTAGAATTTCAATATTTTCACTGAGCTGTTTTACtagatgcattttaaaaaaatacagatatttacatatgctttatatttaataatattataCTTGGAACATTCAAAGAGGAGAGCATTTCATGGCTCAAGGAACTTCTTGTAGCAGCTAATTAAAAACAGCTTGGACCCTCATAGAGAACTATGAATTTTGTAGAAGGAGAACAAATGGAGAGGAGTTGGGGCAGGTAAGGTGCTTGGTCAGTGTATAAATCCGTTTCtagaaatgcagaaattattttaatcaaaaCGAGATATTTGGGTTATTACATGTAGTGTAATGGGATGGTAATGGTGGAAACTGTCTGTGAATCACATAAAACTTGCTTTAATAGAACAAAGCAAGGTGGAGGAGGAAGTAAAATACAGATCTGTGCTTACTGTTTCTGGAATTACAGTGACACCTAGAGTCCAGAGCAGCTTCATTGTAAATTCTCCCTGTGCCTTCTCAGCCTTATTTTCAACATGCAGAACAGCAGTAGTGCAATTATTGCACATGTCTAAATTTGTCAGGAAAGCCTGGTGAATCAGAAGGTTTTAGACTAGCCACATAAGAACAAGTATTACAGCTTTACAGTTTTGACAGGTATCTCAGAAGGTCGTATAAGAATCCTTTGTATTTCCTAATATAGACataatatttacataaaaagTCGTTACTACATAATATATGACTAGACTGGTTGAAGtttctctaaaataaaatgtcagaGATCCCACACTTCAGAAGTAGTGAACACTACCAGCCTGGAAGTGTGAAATTTTCTTGTTGAACGCATTAATGTCCTTGTGATTGATTGACAGGAATGAGAAGGCAAAGGCATGTTTTCCATCTTCCTGAAATATTTGCTATTAAATGGAGCTGGAAACACACAGTACTGTGGGAGATGGACCCTTGCTTTGTCTCAGTTGTCAGTTCTCATCTCGCTGAAGTGAGAAATGCCACTTCATTTGTTAAACGAAGCCttgctttatttaaattatGATAAAAGATGCAGCTGTTCTTTAGCAGGGAGAATGCCTGATCATATCAGATATCCTGTAGAAGTGCTGATTTTGTAGATTGGCTGGGTAGTAACTGCTAAAGAAGAAAAGgtactataaaaaaaaagtatcctgCCTTTGGCTGAGTGGCACAGTTCTGTTTTGTGCTTGTGTCCATATTGAACAGGCACAGAAAGGCAAAACTCGGTGCTCCAGGTAATCCTGACTTTGGATGGTGGGACTGGAAGAGGAAGATTTTTTGTCTAGCAAGTGAATTTTAGTATTGGAGAAGTAACCTTTTCACAATGACCACTACTTTCCTTTCCTGGATAGCCTAGGAAGAAACTCCCATCCCAAATGAGCTTTGCCATGATAGTACATGTGTTTATAtagtcatttttttcttcttgcctgTCTAATACACAGGGTTTGTTCTGTTTAAGCTCTTGTTAAGGCTCTGCAGCTGTTGGTCTGTATATTTTACATCAATAACTATCGCGTTAACAGGACTAAACCCAGAATTTCACCTATGAAACgagtttattttctgttgctgtCAATTATCATACATCTTTCATGTAAAAAGAATACATATAAGTttatgtaaaaagaaaacaaagacacagAATTAAATCTAAACTGAAAAAGGAGACTTTTCTGAAGCATCAGCAGTTGTCTTATGAGAGGTgaactcttttttccccacggTTTTCACTCCTGCAGAATGGACAATGGAATATGTAACACAGGTGTAATGCACAATGCCCTTGGGTTTGGTGATCTGTTTAGAAAATTCTCTTGAGGAAACCTTGCAGGGCAATGTTCTTCACCTTCCTTTAAAGCAAAGGAGGTCTGTGAAGAAGCTTCACTTCTTCACCTGCCCCTTTGCTTGCACGACAAACACCAAACAAATCTGAACTGCTGCACGTGCTCATCTGTTCTGGTAAACAGTGTCAGCTTCCAAGTCATCCTgaaggaaaaatgcagaaatatgtTCTTACTgatgtgaatttttttaatataaaggcagaatttcttttttgaGGCAAACTCCATCTTGGCAAAATACAAATTTATGGCAGTTTCGTTTTTAAATGTCTatgcatatattttataaaGTATATATTAtcatatgtatgtatatataaaagtatatgTATGGTCATTTAGAATGCTTTATAGTGTCTTTGACTGTTTTACAGAATTCTTTTTTTGACCTTTAtcaactttaaaaaagaaaagtctatTTCCAGAGGACATAGAAATGGTATACTCTTAAAAAATCTTGGTTCCCTATAAATTTTGGTATTGGTGGGTAGATACTTACAGGCTGTTGGCAGTGCTCAGCAAACCCCTGCTTTTGAAGTTCTTGGGCTATTGCTTGAAAAACTTTTCGTCCactatttattttctgcaaattattaaaagtattttatattattgCAACATTTTAAGTTGTGGGAAACATCTTTTTCTAGCTTTGATAGTCCTGCCTTTTTACCTGATTATATCTTTTGGAACATTACTAAATAACACTCTAAAAGCATATGGTTTGGCAGGCAGAAGGGTTTTAAATTACATTACTGTTGCATTACTTAACATAAGTAAGGAAAGGAAAGATATGTAAGAAAACATACCTTCTTTAATGGGTATTTAAATGTATGGTTTCAGGTTTTTATTCAAGGATAAGTGGTGACAGAGATTCTTAAtagatttgttttaaatacttctttaaatagaaacaaaaaattaatagcAACACCTGTTATTTTCAGAAGTTTGAACAAAATTTACTTAAAGCCTCTGTGATAGAGATGGCCTTTACACAGATTAACTTTATCATGTGTCCagtgtgttaaaaataaatcaattaatTAGTTAAATATAAGCTCATAAGTAGTTTTGTACAAATCTAAAGTGAAGCCTTAACAGCTTTGAATGTCTCTTTAACAGAATCATCAATTAATCACAAATTTGATGCCCAGTATActttaaaaagacagaaaaaagaagcTCTGAATGACAGACAGGGCAAAGGAAGTGGTAACATACACAGTTCTCTGTTCTTTGGtcttttccacttttcttcagcagctttgGTTTTAActggagggaaaataaaaaacaaaacagaagaagagaagCAAGGGGAACAGTTAAAAGTGTTGCCCTTCTACAGTGTCAGTTTGTAGATAAGTCATTCATTAGATCAGTTTATGTCATTGTAAAAATCAGAAGTTTTCACATGTGTGAAGCCTTTTTCAGCTTCTGGAAGTAgatactgcaaatatttttgctttgagtACAGTGGGACCTGCCTGAGACACAACTTGATTTTGACAGGaaacttaaattattttccttttactggAAATTAATCCAGGGGGTTGATGACTTAAAATGGTAATTCCTAGTTTTGCTTTTTGAGTGTGTTGATAATCTCCTGATTAATACTCTCAGGATAATTTTAACTTCAGAATACCTTTTCTTTTAGACACtttactgaaaaaagaaaatgtggttGCTGTTGAGTCCAGTTATGTGCCACACAAGAGTTCCTAAATGTGTGCAGCACATGAACTTCAACCAACTACCTCTTTAAAACAACTATAAAAGTTATGAAATccaggaaggtgtttttaatcTCCTTATGGAGATGTTAAAACTGCACAGATTTGCAAAAtgaacaaaatgagaaataccACTCTGAGCCTACCTTGTAGACCACAAAGAAGGTGAACACAGTGGAGCTGTACACAAACAGCAAGGATGAGATGATGATCATGAAGGTAAAGGCAAGTTTTCCattgctgtgctgctctcctgctccaTTATGAACAGTGAGTGTTAGAATAAAGGACAGTTCTGATTAATGTCATTTTCTTAAGATTCTGCATTCCACCCCCCTTCCTCTGAGCAGTTAAAAAACCTGATACTCATCAATATTTTTCTGGTTCATTTTTGGTCTAAATTCCTTTGTGAgatcattttccttttgtttctccaGATGTTTGCAAGGGCAATGGAGACCTGTTAGTTTTGATTATGAACCTTTTCTTTAGGGGTAGAGAGAGAATGGAATCCAGTTACCTCTGAGTAAAGCTCACAGACTTCTGTTCTGGAATTAAATTAGATAGAGGAAGGAATACAGAAAGCAATAATCCAGCtaggtgtttcttttttttttctttctgtattttagcATGTAAAAGTGAAATGTACTTATTGAAGTCTCATCATTTTCTTAACCAGAAGGCAAGTGATACAAAGGTTTAGAACTAAAACCTTTGTCTCAAGTTGGGACAGTGAAATCCCCAGGTCAGCCCCTGGTCTCTGTTGCACGTATGTCTTCTAAATATCTGTATCTCtgcttctcatttttctgttgaCACTTCCTTTCTGATTGCCATTAAAGCCTTTATGTAAGAGGCTGTAGAGTGTGGTTAGACAGCAGCAGTGCAAAACTTCTTTCTTTTGTGGAGTTCTAGCCATTTGCATCCTGTGACAGAACAGTCTAATTAGCAAACGAGGCTGAGATGCTTATTTGTAGAATGCCTCTGGTTTTActattaacattttaatataGTCACACTACTCCTAATGGGTTTGTTGGTATTTCCATCTTAAATGTCATTCTTGAAAGTATAAATAGAAAGAGTGTTTagaaaagataatttatttcttctaagAAGCTTTGTTAAGAAGGAATGAACAACTGACCTGTTTTCATTAGTACTGTTCCATCTCCTGTTTGTTTGGAACGGGGCGAATCTGAATCTGAGAAGGCAATTCCACAGATATAAACACCATTGTCTTCTCCAGTCAGGTCTTTGATCTCAAGTGAAGTGTTGCTTTCTGATAAATGTACTTTGTACTTCTGGTGGTCTTTGCATGCAGGAGTACACAAATCCTGATGTGTGTGAGTTAAAAAGCGAAACCACAGAACTTCAGGTCGGGCCGGGGAACATccagaggcagagaaagcaCATGTTAGGACCACGCTGCTCCTGGAGGAGTCAGCTTCCTGAAATCTGGGTTGTGTTACAGTGACTTGGCAGTTGTCTGTAACACCTGTTGAGAGGGAACAATTGGTGATGTGAGGGACAGTTAAAAAGCAAGGTACAATCTATGGTACAGAGCAGTTCTGCAGGAGTTTCTGCTATTCCTGATCCAAGTCAAGTAAGGCAACCTGATGGCAGGCAATGGAAATGTCATAAATTGGAGCATTTATAATTTAGCAACTTCATAACATTGATTAGAATTCACAATAGTTCCTAGACATTCTGCCACTTCATCCCATATATTGACTCTGGATTTCTGAGGATAATAGTAGTACTTGTTAGTTCTGACATTTAAAGATGTGTGCAGAGAAAACAGGAAGGTTATCAGAGAATTCTAATTAAGGAACTGAAAGGTAAGGTTCAATATGACTGGTCTGGGagatttttttaagtacttATTGAAATCCATAATGTAAATACTGTTTCagtatatttaaattttattcaaataattgGCATAGTTATTTAAACTATGGAATTAAGATTATTGCTCTGAAAATGAAGGTAGTAGCTTAATAGCATCCTTTTCCACTTGCAAAAAATAACaacttagaagaaaaataaacagaagtcTCTTAGTCCTGTTCATATACAATTTATAAGCCATGGTGAGCAGTCAGCATTGGCCCTTCATCATTTTGCTCACCAAATCCAAGCAGATTCAGTGTCTGTGACTTTCAcaggaataaaatgaaacacttGTTCTGTGTCAGATCAACATCAGAGCCTGCTGACCTTCCCAAACCCTcctcccaaacaaacacagtTGCACTGagctcaggctgctgctggagtgtTGTGAGCAGGGAAGTGCAGTAAGAATTGACTCAGAAATCACAGCTTACATGAGCATTTCAGActtctggaagaaaaagcatttgctAGGAGTTGTTTAACTTGGAAGCTGTGTGAAGGTAGTAGAAGTTAACTTGATTCACAGAACTTTTCACTGCTCTTATTTTATAGCTCTGTTACAAATCATCACCACAAAATTCTCAGTCTTGTTTAACTGCTGTTACATGAGAAAATGTAAGAAACTTAAAAGAAGTCTTACCAGCACCGTACAGAATCCAGTCAAACGCCAGCACTAGCACATTTTTTAGTTTGTTCAAAGGTGCCATTTCTTGTATCTCTCTGGAGATGATTCTACTTGAAGGAAGAGGAACTTAGGAAATGTTTGGAGTTGCAGAACTGTCTGAATCACAAGATGTAGAACTTCCTGTTTAGAAGGGTGTTTACTACTGCATTTAGTAAACTGGTTAAAAGTACAGAACAAACCAGAAAGCTTTTGGGTTTTGTGCATGACATTGCTTGGAAAATGAGGGAAGAATTTTAAGTTTTGAACTTCAGAGAGTCGTACCTATAATCCTTCAAATAATTTCACTGGATAGAACAAGTAGCATGTTTTCCAGCATGATGCAAGGTGCTTGGCTTTTTTATAGCTATGACCCTCAGCAGCCTTTACTGTGTCAGCTGGTAGGTGGCCAGTGGAGGCACAAAGATTCTGTAGCCATCCACTGTCATGTGGAGGAAGCTTCACAGCAAGTCATAATTTTCAACTTGCTGATTCTATTTACTGTAATTATCTGCAGCCACCTTTGGCCAGACAGGGGGCATAAAGAATGTTATAAACATGGAAAATAGCTTTATTAAATTGTCTGTCCATGTCTGCTGAACACCAGCCTCAGTAGTGGAAGGTACCTTTTACCCGCTCTTGGCACTGCAAgttaaaaatgtaacaaaagaTAACCTtgagaagctgctgcttttgtaCACTAGGAAAAAACTTGAACTGATCTTGCAACAGGTCTGCAAGTGACTTGTCAGCCTCTTGTGTGGAGTGGCATGGAATATAATCAGTGTAATTatgctttctgtaagaaaaGGAAGTTTGCTTtataactgaaacaaaactgttctgTTTCCTCAGTAGGTGGCAAGTGGGAAAAGCCCTCAGAAGTTCTGGAAATCAAAGGGCAGACTTGGGAAGAGCAGGTGAATAGCCTGCCAGAAGTTTTCAGtaaagctggttttgccatAGAGGCTTTCACCAGACTGCCATACCTGTGTGAAGGTGACATGTACAATGACTACTACGTGCTGGATGACGCTGTCTTCGTCCTCAAGCCAGTGTAAGGTGTCTGAAGTAAACCTCCAGAATCTAACCCAAGGAGCAGCCTCTGAAAGAGGGTTTTGATTTTATGGTTACTTAAAGGGAGGGAATTTTTGGGATTGCCATGCTAAATGAATACCGTGTAAGAAATTTAAAGGCCAAAATACTAATGTATTTCTTTGTAGTGtgattgggggggggggggaaaggttgttttttaaacagaCTCCTCCAttg
This genomic interval carries:
- the IGSF6 gene encoding immunoglobulin superfamily member 6 isoform X2 yields the protein MAPLNKLKNVLVLAFDWILYGAGVTDNCQVTVTQPRFQEADSSRSSVVLTCAFSASGCSPARPEVLWFRFLTHTHQDLCTPACKDHQKYKVHLSESNTSLEIKDLTGEDNGVYICGIAFSDSDSPRSKQTGDGTVLMKTGEQHSNGKLAFTFMIIISSLLFVYSSTVFTFFVVYKKINSGRKVFQAIAQELQKQGFAEHCQQPDDLEADTVYQNR
- the IGSF6 gene encoding immunoglobulin superfamily member 6 isoform X1; this encodes MAPLNKLKNVLVLAFDWILYGAGVTDNCQVTVTQPRFQEADSSRSSVVLTCAFSASGCSPARPEVLWFRFLTHTHQDLCTPACKDHQKYKVHLSESNTSLEIKDLTGEDNGVYICGIAFSDSDSPRSKQTGDGTVLMKTGEQHSNGKLAFTFMIIISSLLFVYSSTVFTFFVVYKLKPKLLKKSGKDQRTENCKINSGRKVFQAIAQELQKQGFAEHCQQPDDLEADTVYQNR